From the Deltaproteobacteria bacterium genome, the window GGTGTTGGCGTTATGAAGCCAAAAGAGAATTAACGCCTCGGTCAAGGGGGCCAATCGGTATCTGTCATCAATCCCCCTGATTGTTGCCTCGTTCATGATAAAATGGCTGTCCGGATGAACGGAAGAGGAAGCACTGTCAGGACCGATAACGATTATCCCGACCTCATCAAACCTTGCCGGTGTCAGGGAATCGGTGACTTCTGGACAATAGGGAGGGGAAAGATCCAAAGAGGAGGGGGGTGCCATTTGGCCCTCTTATCGCCCTGAGGTTATGACAAGTTGCTTGGTACCGGGTACCTTTTGGCCAAAAGGTACCCGGTACCAAATGACCATTCGCTTGACATTTTGACCCCCCCCGTCTAGTCTCCACCCGCCAATATGCCCAAATATCGACTATTTGCACCGGGTCCGACACCGGTCTCCGAAGCGGCTTCTCTGGCGATGGCCCGGCCAATTATCCATCACCGAACCAAAGATTTTGAGAAGATCTTAGAAGAGGTCCGGGCGGGGCTGAAGTGGCTCTTCCAGACAAAAAATGAGGTGTTGCTCTTTGCCTCGTCTGGGACCGGGGCGATGGAGGGGGCGGTGACCAACACCCTTTCTAAGGGAGACAAGGCGCTGGTGATCGATGGCGGCAAATTTGGCGAACGTTGGTGGAAGATCTGCAAGGCGTACGGGATTGAGACCGACATTATTAAGGTAGAGTGGGGAAAAGCGGTTGATCCCAAAGAGGTGGAGAAAAAACTAAAGGGGGGTGAGTTCCGGGCTCTCTTTGTCCAGGCGTCTGAAAGTTCTACGGGTGTCTACCATCCGATCGAACCGTTGGCCAAGATTGTCGCCAGCCTTCCCAACACCCTGCTTGTTGTGGATGCGATCAGCGCCCTGGGAGCCATGGATCTGCCGATGGATCGCTGGAAGATCGATCTCCTGATTGCCGGTTCCCAGAAGGCGATGGGGCTCCCTCCGGGGCTTGCCTTTGCTGCCCTGTCAGACAAGGCGTGGGGTTTCGTTGAAAAAAGCAACCTCCCCAAATTCTATTTTGACTTTAAAAAGGAAAAAAAATCGCTGGAGACGAATCAGTCGGCCTACACACCGGCGATCAGTCTTATCCTTGGGTTGCAGGAAGTTTTGAAAACGATGCGTCTGGAGGGGCTGGAGGGGATGTTTGCCCGGCATGCCCGTTTGGCAGAAGCGACTCGGGAGGGGATAGGGGGGATCGGCCTCAAACTGTATGCGGAAAGTCCCTCCAATGCCTTGACCGCCGTTTGTTCCCCGGAAGGGATTGACGGACAAAAAGTTTATAAAATCTTGCAGGAAAAGTATAACATGACGATTGCCGGGGGGCAGGATGAGGTCAAGGGGAAGGTTTTCAGGATCGCCCATCTGGGGAATTTCGATGACCTGGATGTGGTGACCGTTATTGCGGCGGTAGAATGGGCCCTTGCCGATCTTGGGTATAAAGGGGAATTGGGGCGAGGGGTGGCGCAGGCGATGCAAGTTTTGAAAGGGAATGGGTGACATGGTAAAAGTTTTAGTCAGCGACAAGTTATCACCCCATGGCCTCGAAATCCTTAAAAGCGCCGGCCTGCAGGTCGATTTCAAGACCGGACTTAAACCGGAAGAACTCAAAAAAATTATTTCACAATACGAGGCGCTGGTGATCCGGAGTAGCTCCCAGGTGACCGCCGACATCCTTGAAGCGGCGGATAAATTGCAAGTGATCGGCCGGGCCGGGATCGGGGTTGATAATGTGGACCTGCCGGCCGCTTCCAAAAAGGGGATTGTCGTGATGAACACCCCTTCCGGCAACGCCGTGACCACCGCCGAACATGCGATCGCGATGATGTTCGCTGTTTCCCGCAAGATCCCGCAGGCGACCGCCTCGCTCCGTTCCGGAAAGTGGGAAAAGGGAAAATTCATGGGGAGCGAGCTTTGCAATAAGGTTTTGGGGATCGTTGGTGTCGGGAATATTGGAAAAATTGTTGCCGACCGGGCCTTGGGGCTCAAGATGAGAGTGGTTGGCTACGACCCGTTTCTTTCTGAAGAAGCGGCGCAAAAACTTGGGATTCAACTGGCGACATTAGACGATATTTTTGCACGAGCCGATTACATCACTGTCCATACGCCGCTCAACGAAAAAACCAAGAACCTGATTGGCAAGGGTGCCTTCACCAAAATGAAAAAAGGGGTCTACATCATTAACTGTGCCCGGGGCGGCATTGTGAATGAGATCGACCTGATGAATGCGATCAAGGAGGGGATTGTGGCGGGGGCCGCCCTTGATGTCTTTGAAAAAGAGCCTCCGGCGCCGGATCATCCGCTCCTGCAGATGGAACAGGTGATCTTCACGCCTCACCTGGGTGCCGCCACCGATGAAGCTCAGGAAAATGTGGCCATTGAAATTGCCGAACAGATTGCCGACTATTTCAAGACCGGCACTATTCGAAATGCGGTCAACTTCCCCTCCATCAGTGCGGAGGCTAGGGCCTTCCTCCAGCCGTATATTTCCTTGGCCGAAAAACTGGGGAGTCTGCAAGGACAGCTGGTTGAAAAGCTCCCGAGTGAGCTCCTTATTGAATACCGTGGCGACATCACCGGACGGAGCTTAAGTCCCGTCACCATCGGTTTTTTGAAGGGGCTTCTCTCGCATATGCTCTCGGACGTTTCTGTGAACTATGTCAACGCCCCGGTCATCGCCCAGGAACGGGGAATGAAGGTCATTGAATCCAAGATCCGTGAACATGCCGACTTTGCCAACCTGATGACGGTGACTCTCAAAAGCGGTCAAGAGAGCTTTTCCGTCTCTGGCACCATTTTTGGAAAAACTAACCCCAGGATCGTCCGGATTGATGACTTTTATCTGGAGGCGGTGCCGGAAGGAAAGATTCTGGTCATCCATAATCATGACCGGCCAGGGGTCATCGGCAACATCGGAACACTCCTGGGGCAGAAAAAGGTCAACATCTCCCGGATGCAATTGGGGATGGAAAAAGGAGGGTCTGAGGCGATGGCCCTCTATAATGTGGAAGGGAACATAACCCCCGATGTCATTGTCCAGATTGAAAAACTGCCCAATATTATCTCTGTAAAGGTCGTGGATCTCTAAAAATGTCCTCCATCGTCATTGTCGGTGCCCAATGGGGGGATGAGGGAAAAGGGAAAGTGGTGGACCTTTTCACCGAGTCGGCCGATTTTGTTGTCCGCTTCCAGGGGGGAAACAACGCCGGCCATACCCTAGTGATCGGGGGAGAGAAGTCTGTATTGCACCTGATTCCCTCCGGAATTTTCAGAAAAGGGGTAACCTGTCTCATCGGAAATGGGGTTGTGATCGACCCTACCGTTTGCCTTGAAGAAATTGAGAGAGTTCAGTCCAAGGGGGCCCTCAAAAACCAGAAGTGTCTTCTCATCTCGGAAAATGCCCATCTGATCCTTCCTTACCATAAGCAGATTGATCTCCTCCGTGAGGAACGAAAAGGGAAGGGGAAGATAGGGACAACAGGGCGTGGGATCGGTCCCGCCTACGAGGATAAGGTAGCCCGGATGGGGATTCGGATGGTCGAGTTTATTAATCCGGAGTTATTCAAAAAGCGGTTGGGTGAAGTTCTACCTGAAAAAAATCTTTATCTTGAGAAAATCCTTGGGGCACCGCCGCTCCCTTTCGACCAGATCTGTTCTTCCTATCTTCCCGTGGCGGAAAGATTAAAAACCTTTGTCGGCAACGCCTCCTTTGTCCTCCAAGAGGCGATCCGGAAAAAGAAAAATGTCCTCTTTGAAGGGGCGCAAGGGACCTCGCTCGATGTGGACCATGGG encodes:
- a CDS encoding phosphoglycerate dehydrogenase, which codes for MVKVLVSDKLSPHGLEILKSAGLQVDFKTGLKPEELKKIISQYEALVIRSSSQVTADILEAADKLQVIGRAGIGVDNVDLPAASKKGIVVMNTPSGNAVTTAEHAIAMMFAVSRKIPQATASLRSGKWEKGKFMGSELCNKVLGIVGVGNIGKIVADRALGLKMRVVGYDPFLSEEAAQKLGIQLATLDDIFARADYITVHTPLNEKTKNLIGKGAFTKMKKGVYIINCARGGIVNEIDLMNAIKEGIVAGAALDVFEKEPPAPDHPLLQMEQVIFTPHLGAATDEAQENVAIEIAEQIADYFKTGTIRNAVNFPSISAEARAFLQPYISLAEKLGSLQGQLVEKLPSELLIEYRGDITGRSLSPVTIGFLKGLLSHMLSDVSVNYVNAPVIAQERGMKVIESKIREHADFANLMTVTLKSGQESFSVSGTIFGKTNPRIVRIDDFYLEAVPEGKILVIHNHDRPGVIGNIGTLLGQKKVNISRMQLGMEKGGSEAMALYNVEGNITPDVIVQIEKLPNIISVKVVDL
- a CDS encoding alanine--glyoxylate aminotransferase family protein, with the translated sequence MPKYRLFAPGPTPVSEAASLAMARPIIHHRTKDFEKILEEVRAGLKWLFQTKNEVLLFASSGTGAMEGAVTNTLSKGDKALVIDGGKFGERWWKICKAYGIETDIIKVEWGKAVDPKEVEKKLKGGEFRALFVQASESSTGVYHPIEPLAKIVASLPNTLLVVDAISALGAMDLPMDRWKIDLLIAGSQKAMGLPPGLAFAALSDKAWGFVEKSNLPKFYFDFKKEKKSLETNQSAYTPAISLILGLQEVLKTMRLEGLEGMFARHARLAEATREGIGGIGLKLYAESPSNALTAVCSPEGIDGQKVYKILQEKYNMTIAGGQDEVKGKVFRIAHLGNFDDLDVVTVIAAVEWALADLGYKGELGRGVAQAMQVLKGNG
- a CDS encoding adenylosuccinate synthase, with translation MSSIVIVGAQWGDEGKGKVVDLFTESADFVVRFQGGNNAGHTLVIGGEKSVLHLIPSGIFRKGVTCLIGNGVVIDPTVCLEEIERVQSKGALKNQKCLLISENAHLILPYHKQIDLLREERKGKGKIGTTGRGIGPAYEDKVARMGIRMVEFINPELFKKRLGEVLPEKNLYLEKILGAPPLPFDQICSSYLPVAERLKTFVGNASFVLQEAIRKKKNVLFEGAQGTSLDVDHGTYPFVTSSNTVAGQAASGSGVGPTAIDEVIGVAKAYTTRVGSGPFPTELSDETGRHLREKGGEFGATTGRPRRCGWFDLVLLRHAIRVNGLTGLVLTKLDILSGLKEIQVCVAYEYRGKQLKEFPTSVEVLSECCPVYKTMKGWSEELKGIRKFRAMPKNAKAYALFLEKSLGVKIRGVSVGPSREEHIMIQRPFGR